The genome window GGACTATTTTGGAAGTTAGTTTCCTTATATCCCTCCCTGAAATCTTAGAAAATCTGCTTGGACAGAACACGACAAATACAACAAAAGCAGTGGATCTTTTACCATATTGTTTCCATTTATAATATACTCATACTTGTAGGACATATAAAAGTCAAGTTAGAATCACTGTCATTGGGCCAAGGAAACTTTAACACGACCAAGGAATGTGTGGCTTCTAAGACTGGCGAGAGTAAAAGAAACACATTAGTTCCTCATGTGCCGTTGGACAGAGTCacttcataatttttattttgttaaggacttttataaagcaaaatcCCTCTTGAATCAAACACCtcataaaacattatttatagTCTTGTGCATGCTAGTGATACATCAGGTTTCAGTAGACCAGTATCTGCAAAATTGAACGGTTGTCAGGTAGAAGCTGTTTTCTACTGGAGGGAAACCCACAAGTTAAGGCACTTTCTGAACCCAAACCCACAAATAATTTGACCTCTTTTACTGGCTTTCATCTGGTTTTATACAAGTATCTTTCTTTGTtaattatcttttcattttttttttaattaaccatCACAGTTTCAATTTGGGAAATagggacaaagaaaaagaaaagacttttcttAAATCCTCCAATTTATATTCTCGGTTGCAAGATGGCAGCAGCAATCCTTACTTTTGGGCGTGGTGACACACTGCTTAAATAAAAGCCCAGTTCTAAACCCCCAAGCATGCCTTTTCCATTGCAGTGATCCCAGCCATTggtgataaaaaacaaaacaaaaacaaacaaacaaaaacaacctcaGAATGAGTTATGGTCTTTAGGGCACAATGCTTAAGATGACActtccaaaaacaaaatcagttaCAAGAACAGCTTAAAAGTAGCCTAAAAGCCAGTATTCCCTAAGCAGAACATGAACAAACTGACAGACTCCTCCCTGAGCCACGCAAGGCATTTCATATTCTTCCTCACTCATTGGGCATGAGCTCTTTCACAGACCAGGCCAAAAGGGACCTATAAAGAATAATCAATTTCTTCAGCTGGTGTAGTTTTAATCAGCTGGTGTGAAATCTACTTCTTCAGCCCTTATATCTTACGTTAAGACTATAGGAAGTGTTCCTTCTTGCATACAGTAGGTGTTCAGGCTGTCCCCTAGCACACCAAAATCACTGCTTCAAGCACAGCTTAGGACCGTCCTGAGAAGTATCCAATTCCCCTGTGTAAAGatgcaaagttttaaaaaagctgaTTTCAGGTCCATTCACATTAGGTACCCCaacaattataaataaatagtaataaatacttatttacaCCCACACACCCTTCTTATATCCCACAGCATTACAAACAAACCAGAACCATGCTTCTTCCCCAGGTAAATACAGTCAGGTTGGAGGTGGGACACACAATTGTTAACAGTGCAGCAACACTACACAACAGTTGAGTATAACAACAGTACCAATACATAGCACTTAAGAGCATTTTACAACTTCAAAGGTCTTGCAAAGACTTAGTTTAAGAAAGTGACAATGTTATATCCATTGAGAATCAGAGGGAGCttggatgagaaaaaaaatgtagtttcaCAGCATAGAATTTGGCCAGGACACCAGACTTGATGCCCTTATTGCATATAAAATGTCACATTAATTGGAGATATGGCAGATGTGGGAGCTAGGAAAAATTAGATCAGGCTCATGAGAGACCATTTAATTTCCTTGAGCATGAAATCCAATTTCCACATTGATTGTGTCTAAacagtttgttgttttggtaGACATCAAAAAAGGTCAATGAAAACTCACAGGAACTGAAGAGTTGCAGGAACACAAACCATCACCTCCATTCACAAATAAACACAGTGAAAGATTTCACATCAATTGAAAATGCTGCATCATAATTGCTGACAATTTGGGAACTGGCACCCACTTATCATCCTGGCACAAATTTACAAATCCCTGAAAATATGATCAGaatagagagagagacaaagaagcAAGCAGCAACATAGAAAGCTCAAATGAAATTCAGGGACCTGACAGTGTCCTGACTtccacctctcctctgaagTCTAAGATGACTGGAGGATAAAGGAGGCCACAGGTGGCTTTGAGACACAGCTCTGGAAGATTTTTCTTGGCCTGTTTactgtttggttgttttttttattcagctttttttgctttccgTTTCCTTGTGCCTTCATTAAGCTCCTCTTTTGACTTCACAGGAGGAGGCGGTGGATGGGAAACCTCATGGGAGGCCCCGTGCTGATCATGACTAGTGTGTCCGCTAGAAACTGAGCCAAAGAAAACTGGGCAGACGAAGCCTTCCACTGGAGCAAAAGGTGAGGCGTGAGAGTGAGTCGCCGTCATGAAAACCTGCCACATAACAATGGATACCTGGAGTTAAAAACCTCATACAGCAGCTACAAAAGGCTAACTAGTAAGGAGCAATCAACTTATCCGAGATCTTATAAGCGGCCCTATTGATACATAACTCAAAGCTTTATCACAAGGATCTTCTAGCACACTACCTATACGACGGAGAATTTAGCTTATAGTTTCCTGAACATATCTTTCCTGGTATGTACAGCCAATGCCTTCAATAGTGGCTTAGTAAGGTTACCAAAGCTAGATGCAAAGAACTAGTCCTAATATCTCACTAACAGAAACTGGTGAGTGCTTTCTAACTGCTCCGGGGAGTACCTCATTTTCATCACTAACTTtcctgaaaataacattttcagttcttcacTTCATTATGAAATTAATCATGCAAACATTCTGCATGGGCAAGCAAACATGGGCACCTACAAGGAAATTCTAGGAAGTTAGGAGGGCCCATATAAGCAGAACCCACTGAACAAGACATAAAGCAGCATTCCCAAGTCAATGTTTCAGTTTAAACTGGTGAACATCCCCAGCTTAATTCTATACCCTTTGTCTGGTTCTGTAGAATTGTTAGTAGCAAATCTGCTGTCAACTTACCTTGCAAACTATCATGAACATGGTGAAAAAGAAGATGAGGTTGGCTTCAGAGACAGGGAGCCAGTGAGTTTGTTGCAGTGTGAAAAGGACTGTGCCATACAGACTAGCTTTTGTAGGGctagaagagaaataaagaacttGTCTAGAAGGTTTATGTACTTTGCACCCAGTCCTGAATGGTTctttaaattcaattttcaaTCTGACAGAAAACGTACAGGTTGGCTACTTACAAGGACATATGAagaatttcatttgtttctggcTTCCAGACCCCACGCAGCAGTTGCTCAAAGTTAGACATCAAGGCAACACCAGAacctgtgaaacagaaaaagcaaacagctagAACTTCCACACTAGAAGAGAGCTCTGCTGACTCCTCTAGATGTCCCAGAGATACGGATAACCCAAGGGGAACAAAAGGTTCATGACTTTCTTCCCTAACTTAAAAGAAGTTACCCTAGAACACCAGAGCAGGACAAGCGTTACTAGGTTAGAGGTTGGAgtagatgatcttagaggtcttttccaacctgaaaatcgtgattctatgaaatgctttttggaCTTCCATGAATTGTTTCCCGATGGGGAAAGGGCATTTGCCTCTGTTCTGTTTACCGATGCACAAACGCTTACtacaaatacaaaactaaaGGAAAACCGACCAGACCGTTTCAACCCTGCAAGAACCCCCCTGCAAAGATACAGGCAAGGCCAGAGACAGTAGAACACAGGAGAGAGAATAAAGAATTCCTCAGCTCTACACCCATAAGTGACTCCTAATTCTTCATGCCTCCATTAAAGTTAGATGATGACTCAGCTGACAACCATTCTGCAAGTATGAATAAATCTGCGTTCCATGGAATGTGATTAACTGGAGCCAGCTGACTAACCAGCCTGTTGGTCAGCACTGAGTGATGTGGTGACCTTAAGCTTCACTCTCAGactctccccatccctccccacaAGGCTGGGTGCACCCCTGCTGCTTTAGAGTATCCCAGGTGTCACCTTTGACCCATCCAGTAGCCATCATAATGAACCACCCGTGGTGGTACTGGTGATGAGCATGGTGGACCCCGGCTGCAATTTTGCGAACTCTGACCACTTCCTTCATCGCCACAAAGATGAGCTTCACAGGCAAAAAGCTAACACACTTGTAGAAGAGGTTCATGGGACAGAAGAATATCAAGTACCTGGAACAAAAACGCAAGGAGTTTAAGGACCCATTTGTTTGTCTTGACACGGGATATATAGAGAGGATAAGGACTACTGCAGTGTTAGCCTGAATTACGTCAGAGAGAAACAAATGCTGGTTCTATCATGCGAAAGCACACACAACCCCTACACACTGAGGCAATTAAACTTGGAATAAGTGTGGTTAGTTTGTGCACACTTCACTAACACAGAGAAGACGACGCCCCCAAATCTTCACTGTGTGCCGCTCTCCTGCTATATGTGGTATCAGAGCAGTGCATGCTGCTTTTGTGGTTTGGCCACGGTCCAGCTGTGGCAGCTATGAATAGAAGCGTCCAGCAGTGTGATTGGCCCCCACCCATATTATCACAACATTAGACAGCTGGTCAGAGAAACTGGAAACTACATCTAGAAATACAAAAGACTTGCAGACTACTTCATACCGCCTCCACTTTCCCTAGTTAATCCAAAGAAGATAATACATGTGTCACACAAACAGAATACCTCCCTTCTCATACAAGGTTTTTGTGCACAGCCAGCAGTGTCTTAGGCTTGGTAAGTAAGATGAAGCACAGAGGACTCACCAGATTGCTGTGGCCAGGATGACACTGGAATTATTACTGAAGTAATGAATAGGTGCTTCTCCAAGTAACAGATCAGCAAGTATGTAACTTCCAAAGCAGTGGAGCATAGCACAAAGCCAAGAGGCAAAAGGGCTCTTACGAGACATCTCCACAGCTCCTGTGAAGCAAATTCTAAATGAGAAGATGAATTCAGCAAACAAGCAGAAACTTAAAGACCTTCTAAGACACTTGCCTTGCACGTtctccaacaacaacaaaaagtcaaacaaaagtgtttgcaaaacaaaatgaaaaaaaaaaaagcatattctgTGAAGCCTGAGCAGATCAGTACCGGATATAGCCAAGATATGATACACGTGATCACAGCCTGCAGGCCCCCCACAAGGTTTCATATCAACTGAGTCATTAGAAGTTTATGAATTGGCTAAGAGTTTATCTCCTACATTTGCTCCTACTTACTGCAatcagaaagaacatttttttcccttgaaatcaatgtatttttacagtctaaaaataaaatacatactaGTACCATTCTCTCCATTGCTTCAACCTAGGTGCCCTCTAGAATTCATGAACAATCTGTTCAGCTCTTTCATTCATAAGATAACCTGTAAAAATAGAACAGTCATTCTTAATCTTTATTTGAAAGAAGGGGATTTGAGGATTCTTCACTGCTCCTGTGCTACTTTGCAAATGCCCTCTAAGTTCAGAAAATACAACTAGATATTAAAACAGTGTTACTCTTTGGTAATACATTATGGTCTCGTCCCACAACCTCCTGTTGTggggtaggatttttttttgtttgcttgttttttgatTCCCCTAGTCATTTTCATCCACTGCTGCGCTTCTTCAAGGAAGTTTCTCAAAAACATAAATTCTGTAAGATTCTTTCATCGCCTTAAACTGATTCCTGAGTCCTTTATGCAGTGTTTCAGATACCTAACAGGCAGTTTAAAGAAAGAATGCCAAAATGTTATATCAACATTACCAACGGTGGCCCACCTTAAATAGCAGTAAGTGAATCAGCATATGCTAAAACTATGACTACTCAGACTCTTCCATGCCCAAAGACATTTGAACCAGCTGAAGAGACAGTGGAAGCGAGACAGCTGCAACAGTCACGATATGGAGCTGGTTCTGTAGGAACCCAAAGTTTAGCTTGAGGCTTCAAATTAATGACACTTATTTCTCTTTGGCTCCATTAAGCCACACAGTTCCCAAGGAGGAAACAGGACAGTAGTGTCCTGACCCTGATCTTTAGTACAGGAGCTGAGGGATGTGGCAGTGTAGGAATCTAATGAAAAGTACACCCCAGCCATATGCAGTCCAAGTGGATTACCAGGCTCTTAAAGGTATTTTCATGAGAGTTGCCTGTTAACTGTCCCGTTCAGGACTTAATGCTAGAAGACAGCTGTAAGTGATCAGGCCTTGAAAACCCAGCACTTCTATTTACATGGAGTTTAAATAGAACAGCATGTTGCTTGTATAGCGCAGAAATCCGACAACTGGAGGACTTCAAAAATTGTACcaaagcagctttcttttttcctcagtcatAGGGTGATTACATTTAAACTGTTCAAAACAGAGCGGGAAGAGCGCATGCAGTATCTAGAATACAGCAGAGAAGgcagcatttggaaaaaacCAAGGCACAGTCAGACCGCAACAGCGGAGAAAGCGAAAGCTGAGATGCAAATCTATCGATCTTTACAAGATAGGCCCAAGGGAGCAAACACAGCAAGGTCATTTAGGGTGCTGAGAACAGGTTATGGCTTGGACTAGAAGACGGAAAAAAGCAAGGTTTAACTTAAAGCTTTTTTGTGTATAAACAGGAGGGGAGCATTGACACAAAAATAGAGAAGTAACCAGACAGAAATGCAACGCTAAGTCCGGGGACAGCAGCTCAGTGACTGGATTTAGGTCCTTAACGTGGTCGGAACCCAACGCTGACTGGGTTTAGATCCTTAACGTGGTCGGTCCCCACCTTAACTAAACCACGAGATGACTTTGAGTGAgcccccttccctctgcccccacaCCGGTGCCAGGACCTGAGGCTCTGCCTCAGCCCGCAGCCGGCCGGCCGGGGGCCGCGGCGAGCCCCGGACCCCCCAACGCCGCTGACAGAGGGGCTGtggccgggcagcccccggctccccccgctTTCCCCGGTCGCACGGCGGGCCGTCCCGCTGCCCGCACCGACCTGGCTCGTACTTGAGGTAGAGCACGGAGACGATGAAGTAAGCCGCATCGAAGAGCGGGAAGACGGGCAGGGCGGCGAAGGCGGCCGCCAGCTCCCCGAGCTGCAGAGCCCCCGCTAGATCCATGGCAGCGGCCGCCGCTCTCCGccaccgccgccaccgccgccaccGGGCCCGTTCCCCGCCtccgcccggccgccccgcctcgagggccgggcccggggcgcGGCTTCGCCTCTAACGGGGCCTGGCggcgggaggaggcggcggccggTCTCGAACCCGGGTCCTCAGGGCGGACCCCGCTCCTcagcgggcgggcggcgggggcgcggaGCCTCCGCTCCCGGTGCCTcaggggcggcggggagggaaCGGGGACAGCGGGGAGGCAACGGGGAGGGCGCAGGCGCTGCCTCTCCCTCTCCGTGCTCCTGCCCTTTCCGTTTCCGCTGCCGTTTCCGCCGCCATGATCGGGGACCTGCTGCTTTGCGGGTAGCGGGGCCGGGCCCAGGGTGGCGCAGGGGTAACGGGTGGGGGAGGTCCGGCCGCGCCTGACgagctctctctgtctctcctcAGGACGCTGCTGGTGAACGCCGGCGCCGTGCTCAACTTCAGGCTGTGAGTGGAGGGGTCGGGGTGGGGCGGAGGCGTCGTTCCCCGTTTTTTTTGTGGTAACGTcgggttttggggggggtgtcGTGGCTCTGCCGGCCCGGCTCCGGGCCCCCCGGGTGCGATGAGTGCTCGGTAACGGCCGCCTCGCTGTCCCgcaggaggaagagagacaCGGAGGGCTTCGGCGAGGAGTCCCGGGAGCCGACAACCGGTAACGGACGGGACCCGGTGCCGGTGCTGCGCCATCACCCGCGGGTCGCCTCCGCTCAGAGCCGCGGGCACGGGGCAGGAACGGGCGCTTTCTGTAGCAACTTTTCGGTCAAAGCATGTTTGAGGCACCACAAGTACAAGTTTAGACGCGCCCCCCTTCCCCCTTGGTTTGAGTATCAATTCTTTTCTGGCTGGAATAAGTGATTTACGAAATCGCAACCTAAAATTTGGCTCCGTGACACCTACGTGGAGGAATGACAATTGTCAATTTTGACCCCAAACTGGTGACTtgagaaaacatacagaaacatttctcctttttcttttttttcttttttttttcccttttgaagtGTAGGTGCCTGTGGTGCAGAGGTAACGCTTTGCTTGCAACCGGGTTTCCATCTGCATGATACGCACACACACATCGCTCCTCTGTAGCTCTGTTTGCTGAAGGGGACAGAAGGCTGCAGACTATGACAGCAGGCCGTCCTTCCTGTTTTAAAAGTGACCCCTTTTTATCACGTATTGTTTATTTTACCAGCCACTCACAGTAGGGATGTACCGGATGTAGTATGGAACATCTTTACCTAAAATTTTAATTGTGGTTATTTTgacctttttgtatttttatgttcctCCTGTTTTTCAAGTAGTGTTGAAAACGTGACTTGCTGATGTATTAGGTAATTTTCA of Cygnus atratus isolate AKBS03 ecotype Queensland, Australia chromosome 26, CAtr_DNAZoo_HiC_assembly, whole genome shotgun sequence contains these proteins:
- the TMEM38A gene encoding trimeric intracellular cation channel type A isoform X4, with the translated sequence MDLAGALQLGELAAAFAALPVFPLFDAAYFIVSVLYLKYEPGAVEMSRKSPFASWLCAMLHCFGSYILADLLLGEAPIHYFSNNSSVILATAIWYLIFFCPMNLFYKCVSFLPVKLIFVAMKEVVRVRKIAAGVHHAHHQYHHGWFIMMATGWVKGSGVALMSNFEQLLRGVWKPETNEILHMSFPTKASLYGTVLFTLQQTHWLPVSEANLIFFFTMFMIVCKGNWILLRTVLSCA
- the TMEM38A gene encoding trimeric intracellular cation channel type A isoform X1; the encoded protein is MDLAGALQLGELAAAFAALPVFPLFDAAYFIVSVLYLKYEPGAVEMSRKSPFASWLCAMLHCFGSYILADLLLGEAPIHYFSNNSSVILATAIWYLIFFCPMNLFYKCVSFLPVKLIFVAMKEVVRVRKIAAGVHHAHHQYHHGWFIMMATGWVKGSGVALMSNFEQLLRGVWKPETNEILHMSFPTKASLYGTVLFTLQQTHWLPVSEANLIFFFTMFMIVCKVFMTATHSHASPFAPVEGFVCPVFFGSVSSGHTSHDQHGASHEVSHPPPPPVKSKEELNEGTRKRKAKKAE
- the TMEM38A gene encoding trimeric intracellular cation channel type A isoform X2, with product MRLTSSSPCSTSRAVEMSRKSPFASWLCAMLHCFGSYILADLLLGEAPIHYFSNNSSVILATAIWYLIFFCPMNLFYKCVSFLPVKLIFVAMKEVVRVRKIAAGVHHAHHQYHHGWFIMMATGWVKGSGVALMSNFEQLLRGVWKPETNEILHMSFPTKASLYGTVLFTLQQTHWLPVSEANLIFFFTMFMIVCKVFMTATHSHASPFAPVEGFVCPVFFGSVSSGHTSHDQHGASHEVSHPPPPPVKSKEELNEGTRKRKAKKAE
- the TMEM38A gene encoding trimeric intracellular cation channel type A isoform X3 translates to MSRKSPFASWLCAMLHCFGSYILADLLLGEAPIHYFSNNSSVILATAIWYLIFFCPMNLFYKCVSFLPVKLIFVAMKEVVRVRKIAAGVHHAHHQYHHGWFIMMATGWVKGSGVALMSNFEQLLRGVWKPETNEILHMSFPTKASLYGTVLFTLQQTHWLPVSEANLIFFFTMFMIVCKVFMTATHSHASPFAPVEGFVCPVFFGSVSSGHTSHDQHGASHEVSHPPPPPVKSKEELNEGTRKRKAKKAE
- the SMIM7 gene encoding small integral membrane protein 7, whose translation is MIGDLLLCGTLLVNAGAVLNFRLRKRDTEGFGEESREPTTGDNIREFLLSLRYFRIFIALWNVFMMFCMIVLFGS